A single genomic interval of Aegicerativicinus sediminis harbors:
- a CDS encoding pyruvate dehydrogenase complex E1 component subunit beta, which produces MKTIQFREAIAEAMSEEMRRDESIYLMGEEVAEYNGAYKASKGMLDEFGPKRVIDTPIAELGFAGIAIGSTMTGNRPIVEYMTFNFSLVGIDQIINNAAKIRQMSGGQFKCPIVFRGPTASAGQLAATHSQAFESWFANTPGLKVVVPSNPYDAKGLLKSAIRDDDPVIFMESEQMYGDKGEVPEGEYTIPLGVADIKREGTDVTIVSFGKIIKEAYKAADELEKEGISCEIIDLRTVRPLDKEAVLKSVKKTNRLVVLEEAWPFGNVATEITYIVQSEAFDYLDAPVVKLNTADTPAPYSPVLLKEWLPNSDDVIKAVKKVLYK; this is translated from the coding sequence ATGAAAACAATTCAGTTTAGGGAGGCAATTGCAGAGGCCATGAGCGAGGAGATGCGCCGAGATGAAAGTATTTATTTAATGGGTGAAGAAGTTGCAGAGTATAATGGAGCCTATAAAGCTTCTAAAGGAATGCTTGATGAATTTGGCCCGAAACGTGTAATCGATACCCCTATTGCTGAGTTAGGATTTGCAGGTATTGCAATAGGTTCTACAATGACAGGTAATAGACCGATTGTTGAATATATGACGTTTAACTTTTCATTGGTTGGTATTGACCAAATTATTAATAATGCTGCCAAAATTAGGCAAATGTCGGGTGGGCAGTTTAAATGTCCGATTGTATTTAGAGGACCAACAGCTTCTGCTGGTCAGCTAGCTGCAACGCACTCACAAGCTTTTGAAAGTTGGTTTGCCAATACTCCAGGATTAAAGGTAGTTGTGCCATCCAATCCATATGATGCTAAAGGATTGCTTAAATCTGCAATTAGAGATGATGATCCGGTTATTTTTATGGAAAGTGAGCAAATGTATGGTGATAAAGGAGAGGTTCCGGAAGGGGAATACACTATTCCACTAGGTGTTGCTGATATCAAGCGGGAAGGCACAGACGTTACTATTGTATCTTTTGGTAAAATCATTAAGGAGGCATATAAGGCGGCCGATGAATTAGAGAAAGAAGGAATATCCTGCGAAATTATCGATTTAAGAACTGTTAGACCATTAGATAAAGAGGCGGTGCTTAAATCTGTTAAGAAAACTAATCGATTAGTAGTATTAGAAGAGGCTTGGCCTTTTGGAAATGTTGCCACCGAAATCACTTATATTGTACAATCTGAAGCGTTTGATTATTTAGATGCGCCAGTTGTAAAATTGAATACTGCTGATACTCCTGCACCATATTCACCTGTGCTTTTAAAAGAATGGTTGCCTAATAGCGATGATGTTATAAAAGCAGTGAAGAAAGTACTTTATAAATAA
- a CDS encoding DUF5686 and carboxypeptidase-like regulatory domain-containing protein has product MKQTLPLIVIIFITAIGFCQSKVSGEVFDAGNEPVAYANVIFKGSTEGTTTNENGLFYLQSESTWDTLVVSFLGYKTLMVPLKNKVNYEMRLILEEETESLGQVTIVSGKQPKKNNPAIDILRKIWERKRKNGVRQFNQYQYDKYEKVEFDLNTIDSSIINSKLFKGMEFVFNQVDTSRVTGKTYLPVFINEAVSKVYGNNELNKEKEDVLGNKNSGFSNNQIIIDFVDELYSDYDVYDNYLKFFDKSFVSPLSRTGINTYNYVLSDSAFIDNKWCYNIIYYPRRKNELTFKGDFWVNDSTFAIKEINMQASKSANINWVKEIYIEQEFEVLNDSLFLLKRDYFMSDFAFSKKEKARGIYGKRTTLYNNYQFDLKKDSNFYDEEVYNYDIDVYNRDDEFWQNNRLESLNKDEQGIYQMLDTLQTVKKFKRLYNIGATLASGYAEIHAWNFDYGPIFSTFGYNEVEGLRLRTGGRTYFTSNDLWRVEGFVAYGFRDNKFKYGISGKWLIDKKNRIIISGGNRRDVEQIGASLTMSSDVLGRDLASSTVFNTGVNDKLTSINISTFSAEIEPVKNFVIRFSGNYRTLESASETFSLDYYDEDSPTGISSKVKQYENVLTLGFYPKRKMSGFGVERYEANYDYARIFTQLSVGSRAWFNSNFNYTKLQFLYIQPFQVGGFGRLTSSLEVGKTFGEVPLGLLSVIPGNQSYFSIYKTFSQLDFYEFVTDTYASLHLEHNFNGRLFSRIPLLRKMNLREIISLRGAWGDISEENKALNASGLIYIAPTEKIYYEYGFGVGNIFKVFRIDFNFRGNYREVPGARKFGVTGAFGFHF; this is encoded by the coding sequence ATGAAACAAACATTACCTCTTATAGTCATTATTTTTATCACAGCAATTGGTTTTTGCCAAAGTAAGGTTAGTGGTGAAGTTTTTGATGCCGGTAATGAACCGGTAGCTTATGCTAATGTGATTTTTAAGGGGTCAACTGAAGGTACCACTACAAATGAAAATGGGCTGTTTTATCTTCAATCTGAGTCAACATGGGATACTTTGGTTGTATCATTTCTAGGCTATAAAACCTTGATGGTTCCATTGAAAAATAAGGTGAATTATGAAATGCGTCTTATTTTGGAAGAAGAAACCGAAAGCCTTGGTCAGGTAACTATTGTTTCAGGAAAACAGCCTAAGAAAAATAATCCGGCCATTGATATACTAAGGAAAATTTGGGAACGCAAGCGAAAGAATGGTGTTCGTCAATTCAATCAATATCAATATGACAAGTATGAAAAGGTTGAATTCGATTTAAATACCATTGATAGTTCCATAATAAATAGCAAACTTTTTAAAGGCATGGAATTTGTCTTTAATCAAGTAGATACTTCGCGAGTAACCGGAAAAACCTATTTACCAGTTTTTATTAACGAAGCCGTAAGCAAGGTTTATGGAAATAATGAGCTGAATAAAGAAAAGGAAGATGTCTTGGGCAATAAAAATTCAGGTTTCAGCAATAATCAAATTATCATCGATTTTGTTGATGAGCTATATTCAGATTATGATGTGTACGATAATTATTTAAAGTTTTTCGATAAGAGTTTTGTAAGTCCTTTGTCTCGTACCGGCATCAATACTTATAACTACGTGTTATCAGACAGTGCTTTTATAGATAATAAGTGGTGCTATAATATTATATACTATCCAAGACGTAAAAATGAGCTGACCTTTAAGGGGGATTTTTGGGTGAACGATTCCACTTTTGCCATAAAAGAGATTAATATGCAGGCATCTAAAAGTGCCAACATCAATTGGGTGAAAGAAATTTATATCGAACAGGAATTCGAAGTTCTTAATGATTCGCTCTTCCTTTTGAAAAGGGACTATTTTATGTCTGATTTCGCCTTTTCGAAAAAGGAAAAGGCACGTGGTATTTATGGCAAGCGCACCACCTTATATAATAACTATCAATTTGATCTTAAGAAGGATTCCAATTTTTATGATGAGGAAGTCTACAACTATGATATTGACGTTTATAACAGAGATGATGAGTTCTGGCAAAATAATCGACTTGAGAGTTTAAATAAAGACGAACAGGGAATATATCAAATGCTCGACACGCTCCAAACGGTGAAGAAATTTAAAAGACTTTACAATATTGGAGCAACCTTAGCTTCGGGTTATGCCGAAATACATGCATGGAATTTCGATTACGGACCCATATTCTCAACCTTTGGGTACAACGAGGTTGAAGGTCTGCGGTTGCGTACCGGAGGAAGAACTTATTTTACGTCTAATGACTTATGGCGGGTCGAAGGTTTTGTTGCCTACGGTTTTAGGGATAACAAATTTAAGTATGGAATTTCTGGGAAATGGTTAATAGACAAAAAGAATAGAATAATTATATCCGGTGGGAATAGAAGAGATGTTGAACAGATAGGTGCCAGCCTTACAATGTCTAGCGATGTTTTAGGACGTGATTTAGCGTCATCAACAGTGTTTAATACAGGAGTAAATGATAAATTGACAAGTATTAATATCTCTACTTTTTCGGCAGAAATAGAACCCGTCAAAAATTTTGTTATTAGGTTTTCTGGCAATTATCGCACTCTAGAGTCTGCTTCTGAAACGTTTAGTTTAGATTATTATGATGAAGATTCACCCACTGGAATTTCTTCAAAAGTGAAGCAATATGAAAATGTGTTGACTTTAGGTTTTTATCCAAAACGTAAAATGAGTGGATTTGGAGTTGAAAGGTATGAAGCCAACTACGATTACGCTCGTATTTTTACCCAATTGAGTGTTGGCTCTAGGGCTTGGTTTAATAGCAATTTCAATTATACTAAATTGCAATTTCTTTATATTCAGCCATTTCAGGTTGGAGGCTTTGGCCGATTAACATCTTCCTTAGAAGTCGGTAAAACGTTCGGTGAGGTTCCACTTGGTTTATTAAGCGTTATCCCTGGAAATCAGTCTTACTTTTCTATATATAAAACATTTTCGCAATTAGACTTTTATGAATTTGTAACGGATACGTATGCCTCACTTCACTTAGAGCACAATTTTAATGGAAGATTGTTTTCAAGAATACCGCTATTGCGTAAAATGAATTTAAGGGAAATTATTAGTCTAAGGGGTGCATGGGGCGATATTTCGGAAGAAAATAAAGCCTTAAATGCTTCCGGCTTAATATATATTGCCCCAACTGAGAAGATTTATTATGAATATGGCTTTGGTGTTGGAAATATTTTCAAGGTATTCCGAATAGATTTTAATTTTAGAGGCAATTATAGAGAAGTCCCTGGAGCAAGAAAATTTGGTGTAACCGGAGCCTTTGGATTCCACTTTTAA
- a CDS encoding SET domain-containing protein, with protein MIHPHTELRFINEEIGHGVVATKFIPAGTITWVHDKLDRTFTKEEYNAMAPLYKTILDTYTFRNNSGKYVLCWDHGRYVNHSFKSNCLSTAYDFEIAIRDIHPGEQLTDDYGYLNIAEPFRGIDEGTKRKVVYPDDLLRYYRVWDQKIEKALPKLNKVEQPLKGLLEDGLWETLEKIIGGKEPMASILSNYFHQE; from the coding sequence ATGATTCATCCACACACTGAACTTAGATTCATTAACGAAGAAATTGGTCATGGAGTCGTTGCAACTAAATTTATCCCCGCTGGCACAATCACTTGGGTGCACGACAAACTAGACCGCACCTTCACAAAAGAGGAATACAATGCGATGGCCCCATTGTATAAAACTATCTTAGATACTTATACATTTAGAAATAATTCTGGTAAATATGTTTTATGCTGGGATCATGGCCGTTACGTTAACCACAGTTTTAAATCTAATTGTTTGAGTACAGCATACGATTTTGAAATTGCCATACGAGATATTCATCCCGGAGAACAACTTACGGATGATTATGGCTACTTAAATATAGCTGAACCATTTCGCGGAATTGATGAGGGCACAAAACGCAAAGTTGTTTATCCGGACGACCTATTGAGATATTATAGGGTTTGGGATCAAAAAATAGAAAAAGCCTTACCAAAATTAAATAAGGTTGAGCAACCCCTTAAAGGTCTATTAGAAGATGGACTTTGGGAAACCCTTGAAAAAATAATTGGAGGAAAAGAGCCTATGGCTTCAATTTTAAGCAATTATTTTCACCAAGAATAA
- a CDS encoding MgtC/SapB family protein codes for MDYNDIITLAIAFGLGMLVGLQRQHSDNAMAGVRTFTLISVLGVISGFLTREYDNPYILPAIGLSVAALLVTANVVKLKFETKADIGQTTEVAALLMFAIGAYLVLGSKVLGVIMGGTMAVLLYAKERLHDFIERLKAKDLAAIMTFAAISLVILPILPDQTYGPYDVLNPRNIWLMVTLIVGISIAGYFIYKFVGKKVGSISNGILGGLISSTATTVSYARKTKDAEKIAVLAAFVVTVASAIALVRVMVEVGVIIPEKLPVMVLPLALEFVIMAGVAIALFYYMNKDNKDQSMPEPDNPAQFKSALIFGLLYGFILLAVAFTKDKFGDNALYVISIISGLTDVDAITLSLSNLIKVNRLESDLGWKLILLASLSNLAFKGVMAATIGSRRFGKWIGISFGISILAGLAIMFLWPDSWHF; via the coding sequence ATGGATTATAATGATATAATCACCTTGGCAATTGCCTTTGGACTTGGAATGTTGGTGGGTCTTCAGCGTCAACATTCAGATAATGCCATGGCTGGAGTAAGGACATTTACTCTTATTTCAGTTTTAGGCGTAATATCAGGGTTTTTAACCCGTGAATATGACAACCCATATATTTTACCAGCAATTGGCTTAAGTGTTGCCGCTCTTCTTGTCACTGCAAACGTGGTTAAATTAAAATTTGAAACCAAAGCAGATATTGGTCAAACTACAGAGGTCGCTGCTTTGTTAATGTTTGCCATTGGAGCCTATTTAGTGTTGGGAAGCAAGGTTCTTGGTGTAATTATGGGAGGAACTATGGCCGTTCTTCTTTATGCAAAAGAGCGCTTGCATGATTTTATTGAACGCTTAAAGGCTAAAGATTTGGCTGCAATCATGACATTTGCTGCCATCTCGCTAGTAATATTGCCAATTCTTCCAGACCAAACATACGGCCCTTACGATGTGTTAAATCCTAGAAACATCTGGTTGATGGTTACCCTAATCGTTGGTATCAGTATAGCTGGGTATTTCATCTATAAATTTGTTGGTAAAAAGGTTGGTTCTATTTCCAACGGAATCCTTGGTGGTTTGATAAGTAGTACGGCAACTACGGTAAGCTATGCCCGTAAAACAAAGGATGCCGAAAAGATTGCAGTATTGGCTGCATTTGTGGTCACGGTGGCTTCCGCAATTGCCTTAGTAAGAGTAATGGTTGAAGTGGGAGTAATTATTCCCGAAAAATTACCAGTAATGGTACTCCCACTTGCATTGGAATTTGTAATAATGGCGGGGGTTGCAATAGCCTTATTTTATTACATGAATAAGGATAATAAGGATCAGAGTATGCCTGAACCAGACAACCCGGCACAATTTAAAAGCGCACTCATTTTTGGCCTATTATATGGGTTTATCTTATTGGCTGTTGCTTTTACTAAAGATAAGTTCGGGGATAACGCACTTTATGTAATTTCAATAATTAGTGGTTTGACCGATGTTGACGCAATTACTTTGAGTCTTTCAAATTTGATTAAAGTAAACCGTTTAGAGTCAGATTTAGGTTGGAAATTAATATTATTGGCAAGTCTTTCAAATTTGGCCTTTAAAGGAGTTATGGCGGCCACAATTGGTTCTAGAAGATTTGGAAAATGGATAGGAATTTCTTTTGGGATATCCATTTTGGCTGGCTTGGCGATAATGTTTTTGTGGCCAGATAGTTGGCATTTTTAA
- a CDS encoding App1 family protein: MALFKKDPLQIIVFQTYGTGSHLYIKGRALEDESIDLEQKGMLDLLINSWKRFETDEIKNTPLNIKLPNNKIFQVVSSERGYFLLNEPFGDIADLTNEEGWLQFEASYDDPNIKRNIQNGNRFPGEMLIPSKDCSYGVISDIDDTILHTGLVSTFKWRVIYNTMLKRPSKRTPLKGAPEFYHLLHRGKSGKEKNPIFYVSHSPWNLYRYLEYFLKKNNFPKGPILLRDFPNPFSKNSKSEKPQKQKEILNILKSYPDMKFILIGDSGEHDPDIYIEIAESHPDRILAIYLRSVNHEERMLRVKGLIEDYKTTDVLMVEDSESAIAHALEKGFISLPKNNRK, encoded by the coding sequence ATGGCGCTTTTCAAAAAGGATCCACTTCAAATTATAGTTTTTCAGACCTATGGTACTGGGTCTCATTTATATATTAAAGGTAGAGCCCTAGAGGATGAATCTATCGATTTAGAACAAAAAGGGATGTTGGACCTGTTAATAAATTCGTGGAAGCGTTTTGAAACCGATGAAATTAAAAATACACCATTAAATATAAAGTTGCCTAATAACAAGATCTTTCAAGTTGTTTCTAGTGAAAGAGGTTATTTTTTATTGAATGAACCGTTTGGAGATATTGCTGATTTAACCAATGAAGAGGGCTGGTTACAATTTGAAGCTTCTTACGATGATCCAAATATTAAGAGAAACATACAAAATGGAAATAGATTTCCTGGTGAAATGCTGATACCATCCAAAGATTGTTCTTATGGAGTTATTTCAGATATTGATGATACAATATTGCACACCGGTTTGGTTTCAACTTTTAAGTGGAGGGTTATTTATAATACCATGCTTAAACGGCCATCTAAAAGAACCCCGTTAAAAGGGGCTCCTGAGTTTTATCACCTGTTGCACCGAGGTAAATCTGGGAAAGAGAAGAATCCTATTTTTTATGTTAGTCACAGTCCTTGGAATTTGTACCGGTATTTAGAATATTTTCTGAAAAAAAATAATTTTCCAAAGGGGCCAATTTTATTGAGGGATTTTCCCAATCCTTTTTCCAAAAACTCAAAATCCGAAAAACCGCAAAAACAAAAGGAAATTCTAAACATCCTGAAAAGCTATCCAGATATGAAGTTCATTCTCATTGGCGATAGTGGAGAACACGATCCTGATATTTATATTGAAATTGCAGAATCCCACCCAGATCGAATATTGGCGATATATCTTAGATCAGTTAATCACGAAGAACGAATGTTGAGGGTTAAAGGTTTAATTGAAGATTATAAAACTACAGATGTCCTAATGGTTGAAGATAGCGAGTCGGCAATTGCACATGCCCTAGAAAAAGGATTTATTTCTCTGCCAAAAAATAATCGTAAATAG
- a CDS encoding sodium-translocating pyrophosphatase: protein MEANMIFVPMVLAIFGLLFMFVKMAWVKKQAPGNEKMQTISTAIKEGALAFLNAEYKLLTGFVVLASIALFAISYFVPTTHWIIIVAFIFGAIFSALAGNIGMRVATEANARTAEAAKTSLPQALKVSFGGGTVMGLGVAGLAVLGLSLFFFLFMKMFLTGEGEFYEEMTMALEALAGFSLGAESIALFARVGGGIYTKAADVGADLVGKVEAGIPEDDPRNPATIADNVGDNVGDVAGMGADLFGSYVATVLASMVLGNYIIKDMANNGIVIEEFNGMGPILLPIVIAGVGIIASIIGTFFVRISSNEAKEAQVQKALDYGNWTAIILTLISSYVLIKYMLPDTLTMSFFGEGYKVISNINVFWATLIGLSVGALIATVTEHYTALGKKPVSSIVRNSSTGSATNIIAGLAIGMKSTFFSVLLFAVAIFGSYELAGFYGVAIAASAMMATTAMQLAIDAFGPIADNAGGVAEMSELDPLVRERTDILDSVGNTTAAIGKGFAIASAALTALALFAAYVTFTGIDGINIFKADVLAMLFVGGMIPVIFSALAMESVGKAAMEMVKEVRRQFREIPGIMEGTGKPEYAKCVDISTKAALKEMVLPGLITILTPVFVGFVFGAEPLGGYMAGVCVSGVMWAIFQNNAGGAWDNAKKSFESGVMIEGNMVYKGSDAHKAAVTGDTVGDPFKDTSGPSMNILIKLTCLVGLVIAPVLGGNSLKTLILGDAVSNTEKTTKEMNVTVEANDADNVTAKVTFTKKINGEEVIETKTFNGSETEVKKQLQEFEEEAKSDSGSEEIETIIEKVEIQK from the coding sequence ATGGAAGCAAACATGATTTTTGTGCCAATGGTATTGGCAATTTTTGGACTACTTTTTATGTTCGTGAAAATGGCTTGGGTAAAAAAGCAAGCCCCTGGAAATGAAAAGATGCAAACCATTTCCACAGCAATCAAAGAAGGCGCATTAGCTTTCTTGAATGCTGAATATAAATTGCTAACTGGCTTTGTAGTGTTGGCTTCAATTGCGCTATTCGCAATTTCTTACTTTGTTCCAACCACACATTGGATTATTATAGTGGCATTTATATTTGGAGCAATCTTCTCAGCACTTGCTGGAAATATAGGGATGCGTGTTGCAACAGAGGCGAATGCCAGAACTGCAGAAGCTGCTAAAACGTCATTGCCACAAGCTTTGAAAGTTTCCTTTGGTGGAGGAACAGTAATGGGTCTTGGTGTTGCAGGATTGGCCGTATTAGGACTTAGCTTATTTTTCTTCTTGTTCATGAAAATGTTTCTTACTGGAGAAGGAGAATTTTATGAGGAAATGACTATGGCCTTGGAAGCGTTAGCAGGATTTTCTCTTGGTGCTGAATCTATTGCTTTGTTTGCAAGAGTTGGTGGTGGTATTTATACAAAAGCCGCTGACGTTGGTGCGGATTTGGTTGGGAAAGTTGAAGCGGGAATTCCTGAGGACGATCCAAGAAACCCTGCAACAATTGCCGATAACGTTGGGGATAACGTAGGAGATGTTGCCGGTATGGGTGCTGATTTGTTCGGTTCCTATGTGGCAACGGTATTGGCATCAATGGTGTTAGGTAACTACATCATAAAGGATATGGCTAATAATGGAATTGTTATAGAAGAATTTAATGGAATGGGTCCCATCCTCCTACCAATTGTAATTGCAGGAGTTGGCATTATTGCATCTATCATTGGTACCTTCTTCGTAAGAATTTCTTCAAATGAAGCAAAGGAGGCCCAAGTTCAAAAGGCTTTGGATTATGGTAATTGGACGGCAATTATCCTTACCTTAATTTCAAGTTATGTATTAATAAAATATATGTTACCTGATACTTTAACCATGAGCTTTTTTGGTGAAGGTTATAAAGTAATTTCAAATATAAATGTCTTCTGGGCAACCTTGATCGGTCTTTCTGTAGGTGCTTTAATTGCTACCGTAACAGAACATTATACAGCCTTAGGAAAAAAGCCTGTTTCTAGTATCGTACGCAATAGTTCTACTGGTTCAGCAACTAATATCATTGCTGGATTGGCAATTGGTATGAAATCAACTTTCTTTTCTGTATTGCTTTTTGCCGTTGCAATTTTTGGTTCCTATGAGTTAGCTGGTTTTTACGGTGTGGCAATTGCTGCTTCTGCTATGATGGCGACTACAGCTATGCAGTTGGCAATCGATGCCTTTGGTCCTATTGCGGATAACGCAGGTGGGGTAGCAGAGATGAGTGAATTAGATCCATTGGTTAGGGAGCGTACAGATATCCTTGATTCTGTCGGTAATACGACAGCTGCTATTGGTAAAGGATTTGCAATTGCATCGGCAGCGCTTACCGCTCTTGCTTTGTTTGCAGCTTATGTAACATTTACCGGTATAGATGGTATTAATATCTTCAAAGCAGATGTTTTAGCAATGTTGTTTGTAGGAGGTATGATTCCGGTTATTTTTTCTGCCTTGGCAATGGAATCTGTTGGTAAAGCTGCAATGGAAATGGTTAAGGAAGTAAGGAGGCAGTTCCGAGAAATTCCTGGAATTATGGAAGGAACAGGTAAGCCAGAATATGCTAAATGTGTTGATATTTCTACTAAAGCAGCTCTTAAGGAAATGGTGTTACCTGGTTTAATTACCATATTAACTCCTGTATTCGTAGGCTTTGTTTTTGGTGCTGAACCTCTTGGAGGTTATATGGCTGGTGTTTGTGTATCGGGTGTTATGTGGGCAATTTTCCAAAACAATGCTGGTGGTGCTTGGGATAATGCTAAAAAGTCTTTTGAGTCTGGTGTTATGATTGAAGGAAATATGGTTTATAAAGGTTCTGACGCACACAAAGCAGCAGTAACTGGAGATACAGTAGGGGATCCTTTTAAAGATACTTCAGGACCATCAATGAACATTTTAATTAAATTAACCTGTTTGGTAGGTTTAGTTATTGCACCTGTACTTGGTGGTAATTCATTGAAAACTCTAATCTTGGGGGATGCCGTTTCTAATACTGAAAAGACTACTAAAGAAATGAATGTTACCGTTGAGGCTAACGACGCTGATAATGTAACAGCTAAGGTTACTTTTACCAAAAAGATTAATGGTGAAGAGGTAATTGAAACTAAAACATTTAATGGATCTGAAACTGAAGTAAAAAAGCAACTTCAAGAATTTGAAGAAGAGGCTAAATCAGATTCTGGATCAGAAGAGATTGAAACCATTATTGAAAAGGTAGAAATTCAAAAGTAA
- the ppk1 gene encoding polyphosphate kinase 1, protein MAKLYNSEYYHRDLSWLRFNHRVLQEAQDKRNPLYERIKFLAIFSSNLDEFFKVRVSDIRQIKDIDKPLRKKLITKPNKVLKEIKSQVEIQQKEFGRILNEEIIPELKLNGINLIGYRDFSESQKQQAIDYFNSVLKPHIDVAKSHHSFDESVFVENEASYITTKLSNNQFQLVKIPAEVDRFIVFNKEGNEYYITFIDDIIKYNLYLENDDKDLLKYYAIKISRDAELYIEDELSGNLAEKIKASLPKRNKGQATRILIDERMPNAFQNKLKKSLDVYNADIIMGGTYHNFRDLFGFPNPTETNLSFKELPPLEHPLSQYPEKIFETIEQKDQLLHFPYQSFEPVIQLIEQAAVDSTVTTIKMTMYRLAKDSRLNQAIARAAENGKKVIVFIEVKARFDESNNLKWGAIFKSKGAKVIYSYPGIKVHSKILYIEKKVESEIKGFCYIGTGNFNENTAKLYTDFGLMTAHKKIVADLNKVFLVLEGKMIVPKAKKLLVSPFSLRYRFIDMVENEIAIAKTGKRAYLILKMNSLQDKEMIDLLYKANNAGVKIKLIIRGMCSLVPGIEGQSEHIEVISILDRFLEHGRVYIFGNGGKEKLFIGSADWMTRNLSHRIEVVTPVLDADHKKTIRDIINIELSDNVKARIIDEHQKNEYVQNNLEEVRSQFSIYDYFLAEK, encoded by the coding sequence ATGGCTAAACTCTACAATTCCGAATACTATCATCGTGATTTATCGTGGCTACGATTTAACCATCGTGTTTTACAGGAAGCTCAGGATAAAAGAAACCCCCTTTATGAAAGGATAAAATTTTTAGCAATCTTCTCCTCCAACTTAGATGAATTCTTCAAAGTTAGGGTCTCAGATATTAGACAGATAAAAGATATCGACAAACCTCTACGAAAAAAACTTATTACCAAACCCAACAAGGTTTTAAAGGAAATTAAAAGTCAGGTAGAAATTCAACAAAAAGAGTTTGGCAGAATTTTGAATGAGGAAATAATCCCCGAACTTAAGTTGAATGGGATTAATTTAATTGGCTATAGGGATTTTTCAGAATCACAGAAACAACAGGCAATCGACTATTTCAATAGTGTGCTAAAACCACACATTGATGTAGCGAAAAGCCACCATAGTTTTGACGAATCGGTCTTTGTTGAAAATGAAGCTTCTTATATAACCACCAAACTATCGAACAACCAATTTCAACTAGTAAAGATACCTGCTGAAGTTGATCGTTTTATTGTTTTCAATAAAGAGGGAAATGAATATTATATCACTTTTATTGACGATATAATTAAATACAATCTGTATCTAGAAAATGACGATAAAGATCTATTAAAATATTATGCAATAAAGATATCTCGAGATGCGGAGCTATATATAGAAGATGAATTATCAGGAAATTTAGCGGAAAAAATAAAGGCTTCATTACCTAAAAGAAATAAGGGCCAAGCCACTCGGATATTAATCGACGAAAGAATGCCTAATGCTTTTCAAAACAAATTGAAAAAGTCTTTAGATGTATATAACGCTGATATAATAATGGGTGGGACATACCATAACTTTAGGGATCTGTTTGGTTTTCCTAATCCGACGGAAACAAATTTATCATTCAAGGAATTACCCCCTTTAGAGCATCCACTTAGCCAATATCCCGAGAAAATTTTTGAAACAATAGAACAAAAGGATCAACTTTTACATTTTCCATATCAATCGTTTGAGCCGGTCATTCAATTAATAGAACAGGCAGCAGTCGATTCTACCGTGACAACTATAAAAATGACCATGTACCGTCTTGCTAAAGACAGCCGACTAAATCAGGCCATTGCAAGAGCGGCGGAAAATGGCAAAAAAGTTATAGTGTTTATTGAGGTTAAAGCCCGTTTTGATGAAAGTAACAATTTAAAATGGGGAGCTATATTTAAATCGAAAGGAGCGAAAGTTATCTATAGTTACCCTGGCATTAAAGTGCATTCCAAGATTTTATATATCGAGAAAAAGGTTGAAAGTGAAATAAAAGGCTTTTGTTACATAGGAACGGGAAATTTTAATGAAAATACAGCAAAACTATATACAGATTTTGGCCTGATGACCGCCCACAAAAAGATTGTTGCTGATTTAAATAAAGTCTTTTTGGTCTTGGAAGGCAAAATGATTGTTCCAAAGGCCAAAAAATTGTTGGTCTCTCCATTTTCGTTAAGATATCGCTTTATAGATATGGTAGAGAATGAAATTGCAATTGCCAAAACAGGAAAGAGAGCATACCTTATCCTCAAAATGAATAGTCTTCAAGATAAGGAAATGATTGATTTGCTTTATAAGGCGAATAACGCTGGAGTTAAAATTAAATTGATTATCAGGGGAATGTGCAGTTTGGTCCCAGGAATTGAGGGACAGAGCGAGCATATAGAAGTAATTAGCATTTTAGATAGGTTTTTGGAACATGGGCGGGTTTATATCTTTGGTAATGGTGGAAAAGAAAAACTGTTTATTGGTTCCGCAGATTGGATGACTAGAAACCTTTCCCATCGCATTGAAGTAGTAACACCCGTTTTAGATGCAGATCACAAAAAGACCATCCGGGATATTATTAATATCGAGCTATCTGATAATGTAAAGGCAAGAATCATTGACGAACATCAAAAAAACGAATATGTACAGAATAACTTAGAAGAGGTTCGTTCCCAGTTCTCTATTTACGATTATTTTTTGGCAGAGAAATAA